tgtttacagaagggatttcatgtcaattcgtagtgggcaaagatgaagaaaatctaatgactggattttccttaaatgaacgaaaaccattttttaagccttgtttttaaccagccgcGTTGCCAgggcaacagcaccacaccttaaccaaaatgcgagaataaactcttctatagttaaccttcactcatgcaaaaaacgggtcccaaaccataaatagtttaaaagtaatggtgaatgaggcataggcacttaaaaactgtgttcagccaccttaaaagACGTCCAAGAGTTAAACAATCAAAGCACCTTAAGGAAAAAAAGCATCCTCAAACAAGTAAAGCAACTAAAGTAAGCAAAGCTCTTCAAGCAAAGGATGCAGGCAAACTATATGGCAACTATATGATGGCTCGACATGATGTACTTACCCACTAGTGCTTCCTTCTCTCAGTTTCCTAAACCCAACCAGCCTCCCCTCTTTCTAGTCTCCCTTGTTACCAGGGGCCTGGAACAGCCATGAAAAACAAATCCCATATGACTTTGCGAGGACGAGGtacaaaatggcggtcaaataGCATTTTCCCCTGTTTGATCTTGAGAACTAAAAGCTCTTTCTGGGTTTCCCTTTTTTTCGAGTTAAAGGTCTTTGTTGGGACATTTGTAAACGTAAATATGTTTGCCAAATTTATGAATAAGAAGGATTTTCATCCTGGCTCCAAGGCTAACATTAAAAGGGTAAGAAGACTTCCTTAATCATCTACAATCTGTAGCTAGAAGTCGCATGAGTCAAGTAAAGTGGTCAACTTTTTTCCTTCCTACCAATTTTAAGCGAGCTGAGGCAGAAATGTTGTAACTTCCATTCTTTAAGGTATGGATGGCAGAGCAAAAAATACTTGCAGCtcaacagaaagaaaaagaacttgaacTCCAGTACAACAAAGAGCAAGAGAGATTTAAAAACAGGTGCTTTTAAATTTGTACGTTCACATTTTATATTCAAGTAAGCTCTTTTTGCCATGAAAAGGATGTTTCATTTTGGTGAGAGGGAAAATTGTACCAATGGAAGAACCTCTTAGAGTAGCGAAAGGAAGCAgtaaactcaacccacattgaAGGCTAAGATCAGAGTCAAACTCAGGGTCACATTAATTTAGTTTAAGTTGAGTGATCAAACAGCTATTGCAGTGGTGCTCCCAGAAGCACTTATCTCACTTGCTGTTCTGCAAATCAATAACTTGAATACTGCCCATTAAGTGAGAAAAAGTTTGaagttattaattttatttatgaTATCTTTACATAGTTAATATTCTAAGCATTATCCCATATCCCCAATTCATCATCCTCTCTTGTACAGCACCCCTCAGTCATTTAAATATGGAAAGACACTAGGTGAGATGACATTACAACTCTACGGCATACATAACAGCCGCAAAGTTTCTGAAATGATATCccacatttaattttttttaatctagATCTTTGAAGTTATCAATTGGTACCCAGACACATAAATTCTCTACCTACATACAAACATATGTGCATGCATATTTACTTTATTGCACGGTTCCCCCTGGGGGGCTCTTCTGCCTTgcctaaaaattaaaaagagatAATAAGTAAGATTACAGAATCAAGataaatttattcacaaattaaaatataaataaataaatgttttgaTAATGAAATAATATCTATGAGGTAAGATGATTTTTAaaaatagtcatttgaaaacactCAGACTTTCTGATTGCATATTATATTTTTGTAATTTCCCAAAGGCAGGCTATTAGTAATGATGACAGAATCAAGTCAGGTTTAGATTTCTTGTATGATGCTCCCCCAGGATTCAACAAAGGCAAgttatatatagattattacatgttaagagcctgatatcgtttttattcacgagtttttaataccatatcgcaaaCGAgtgagtgagcgatatggtattaaaaacaactgaataaaagcgatatcaggcccttaacatgtaataatttgtttattacattatacatgcttaaaaaaatcaagccaccaagttgaagtacaagaaagcgttgatgaaactgcaaagcaattcttcctaccaaagcaattcttcccaccaAAGCAATTCTTTTGGCCAAGCTTCAGCTAAAATGTAACGTGCaatccgattggtccaaccaaattattacaatttatttgattggacaattcaaacccatgaagtgatatgatattatttcactcagtgaaatgatatcatcaCTTCACGGgtgtcatttttattcacggctttatcacactgatatccatacataatatgtaataaaaagtaGTACATTGCTTGTAGAAGCATTGACAAATTTCAAATCCACTTCAATAACTTGACAGCTAGGacttaaatataaaaaaatagtTAGTGTTGTTTGGGGCTCACTTGGGGAGTCACTGCACTAGCAAGATATGTAGACAGCTGTGACcaagaaaaatgtttcaatCTCTATTGtatcactttcaaatttcatcctACCAAAGAAAATCCATTAGTTCTCTCGGCATTTGTACCATATCATGTTCCAAACTCTTTCTATTTAAATCTGTAATGTACCAGTTTTTGAAAACCAcagtttgtaacaccctgatgaagaaaggcagtgtctttcaaaatattggacaaaataattTGTGTTTATTCCTTCCACTGTTGATCAGTGTTACTTGTTCTCATTTACATGTAAAAAATTACTGGTGATCAGATCCTCCACCAGGATCCGGTGCTTCTTTTATGctacgtttggtccttgcttacATATTTGTACGTCAGTCAGAGAATTGACATGGCAACAGTATTTGTCCCTCAAGAGTCAGATTAAGCTGATGATGAGGTTACTGATTGTGCAGGCAATATAGCcattccttgtttgtttgtcttttattattGTGATAAGTATAACTCACTTCTCTCCTTTCTCTCTTTCATGTCAAATGTGAATTTATGTAACAGAGAAAAAGGTATGTGTATTAATAATACTGCAACATTTTATTTCTAGttataaaacaaagagaaaaacagGCTTTATggcaaattaattttgtacaaCTTAATGTTCATCAGTGATGGAAATATAAAACTGCTTTGGCCGCTTTCATTTTGAAGTATTGCTTAAATTTAGTGATGCAGTGTAATGGTTGATATGAGCAATTTTTGAAGTAGGCAATTTATTTGGGTCATGACAGCTTCAAGAATTTTTTTGCCAGTGTTTGGGGCACAAACACTGTTCAAAGTATTGATTGTTGCCAAATGATATGTCATGGGTGTTATTCTTGTTCAGATTGAGGAAGAAGAAGGTGAAGTGAGATTTGAATGGCAAAGAGGAGCTCCTAGAGAAGCGTAAGTGAATAAAGAAGCATTTGTGTGCAAATGAATGGTGGCTTTCTTTTTGAAAGACTAGATTTTATTTCTGTGCAAATGAAATGACCATGCTAACATCTGTACATTATTAATGTTTTGACAGATATGCCAAGAGTTTAGGGATTGAAGCTAGAGATCAACCATTTGGAATTGCTGTAAGAAGCTTTGTCACCCATGTGTTGTTGATTTTAATGCGGCAGATTGTGCATATAGTGAACGAGTTAAACAGCTTGCAGTAATAGTATCATGATAATTTAATCTCTTCTTATTGGTTTTGTGTTTAGGTGCGTAATGTAAAGTGCATAAGATGTGGAAAGTGGGGACACATCAACACAGATAGAGAGGTAAGTGGGTAACTGGACACCGACAGagaggtaaaggtaaaggtacaCCTTAATTAATGTCGGAAGTTCCTTTACAGTCTCAAGAGTATTCTCCCAGCAAGCCGACGGCTCGGTCATTTTACCCCCCTCTTTCCATCAGTGCTTGGTTTGAAGGCTATTTAAAGCTACCAgtacttaaccctttccctcctatgagtgccaaatggcactcatagattttactctgtctaacgccagacgattttactcgtcaatggggaaccgcttagggtggaaagggttaattaagcTACACTGAAAGGAAAGAAGTCAAAACAAGGTTGTGAGATCCGGGGATCGAACTAAGGACCTTATGCACCaaggccgcgcactagccaCCTGTGCCACCCTTGCTCCTCAAGGGGTGGCACAGAGCATGGGTCAAATGTCTAACATCCTGAATCTGCCAAACCAAAAAAGAACAATAGTAATTTGATTTTAAGGGAACAAAcaatttattaaattattaGCATGCGTTTACAAAATCAGACACTTGAGTGTCCGTAGCTCATGTTCTGAAGGTGGTCCTCCTATTTTTCTCTTTGGTATTGCAAAGTCAGACTATTGACGTGGGATCTGAAGTAttaattttgcttgtttcttttctctgtcAATTATGAATAGTGTCCTCTGTTTAACAAGAGTAAAAATGCAAGTGTTGATCCAAGTCTGATAACAGGTAAGCGCATTTTGCTTGGACTTATTATACTCTTGACTCGTTGTTTATTCATCCCAGATGACAGCATCATGACAGACAATTAATGGAACAGACCACAACCTTCTCCTTTAAGgctttataattattattacctacCTCTTCATGATGACAGATTTATGTATGGTGTGTTTATATCACCTTTGAGTTCTTCTTTAGAACAcacattttcaacttttttgtaTATTTTGGTGCTAAGTAGAGATGCAGAACTCTAGATTATGgaccaaaaaaaatatttttctgtGTTTTCAATCAGTCAGTTTTTATTTCAGACATAGCTGACCCAATGAGACTTTTGAAAGATATGCAAACTGAGGGCTTGACATTGAAACAGAATGTATTGGGACGAGTGTTTGATCCTAAGGATCCAAACCAGGTAATGGCTAAGTAAGGTCCATCTACATTTGTATTTCTTTATCATTCACTAGAATTAGATTCCTTTTAACAAGCATTGTGTCAACCAGATAGAATGGAGTATGACTTTCACCAATGAGAGACACCAGTTGAAGTTGACGACTGGATAGGTGACAATCACGAAATAACTAATGCTGTATTCCTTTAATATGGAGTTTTGCTGGTGTTGTGGTCAAGGGCAGTTTCCATTTctaaagtcattgttttggttgTAGTCTTGGTTGATCTCAAGCTAGCTCAAGGGTTTTGTCTGTGTAGTCCGGTGTCCTTCCTTTGAGTCTGTGCAATCGATTTTATTCCATGAGGGAGTGTCACATGCTATCCAACAAAACAATATGGTATTGGAGAAGTCCAAACTGCATGAGTTAACTGGTTGTTTTATCTCCTCCAGGATTGGCTAAATCAACATTCCAAATTTTTCCAATCATTATacgttgaaacaaaagagtaCATCTTTTGAAGGAACGTTTTCTGACGTCTCTAATATCAATGAAAATAC
The nucleotide sequence above comes from Acropora muricata isolate sample 2 chromosome 12, ASM3666990v1, whole genome shotgun sequence. Encoded proteins:
- the LOC136891930 gene encoding corepressor interacting with RBPJ 1-like; its protein translation is MFAKFMNKKDFHPGSKANIKRVWMAEQKILAAQQKEKELELQYNKEQERFKNRQAISNDDRIKSGLDFLYDAPPGFNKGKLYKEEEGEVRFEWQRGAPREAYAKSLGIEARDQPFGIAVRNVKCIRCGKWGHINTDRECPLFNKSKNASVDPSLITDIADPMRLLKDMQTEGLTLKQNVLGRVFDPKDPNQQIVASDNEDEHDAEAAFLASLTDKQKRKLLRKLDRLEREEVEAKSGHKKHKKKKRKRSSSVSNRTNHLKDSDSSDSEATESKKSKKKTKSRKSGKADESKSESSDEETRGTRRGKPTQRASDKSQAPGYSSYKDRHRDYHDSMLQSRRDEKKSRYIDRDIDSAKRCRHSSHKEGE